The stretch of DNA ACGTGCGCGTTGGCTTTGTGGCTCTTGAAATTCGCCTGCATCCGAAGAGCAAGCTCGGCCAGAACCATCTGACCGACATTGTGTCGATGACCGGCGTAGCCGGGCCCGGGGTTACCGAGCCCGACTACAAGCCAGAGATTCGTGTCCAGGGGATTCCTCCGCGTAGAACGAAACCAGTTGAAAATGACTACTCGGCAGCCGGAGCTTCGTCTTCAGCCTCGCCACGCGGCGCGTAAACGTTGACCATGAGCAGGTCGGACGAGTCGGCCAGCACGGCACCGGCGGGCAGCGTGACATCCTTGGCGTGAACCTGAGCACCGTCGTCAAGGCCCGACACATCGATGACGACGTTCTCGGGAATGTGCGTTGCCTCGACGAGCAGACGCAGAGTCTTGGTCTCAACGTCGACGTTGTTGCCCGGGAAAACATCACCCGTGAGGTGAACCGGAACTTCAACCTCAACCTTTTCGCCCTTGCGGATGACGATGAGGTCGATGTGCTCGATGATCTGGCGCACGGGGTCCTTCTGCACGTCCTTGACCAGGCCGAGGTGCGTGGTGCCGTCGAGGTCGATCTCGAGAACCTGGTTCGCCTTACGCAGCAGCAGGGTCATCGCGTGTGCCGGAAGTGCAACGTGAACCGGGTCGGTGCCGTGGCCGTAGATCACGGCGGGGATCTTGCCCAGAACGCGCAGCTTGCGGGCAGCGCCCTTGCCGAACTTCTCGCGCAGCTCTGCGGAAACCTTATTGTCGTTAGCCATGATGAATCTCCTTGCGGGGCTCTTCAGCCCAGATAGTTCCGCGACAATTCGCGGGTGATTACTGGTTCAACTCGAACGCATGTCAGCGTGAGGAAAAGCCGAAGGGCCTTTTCGCCGCGTCGATAACGGATGTCAATCCCTGCGAGATACTGCAGGGCCGGCATCCCTCGCCGAAGTTCAGAGTCAACTTTACACGATCAGGCTGCGTGCGCCTGACTGCGGCCCGGAATCGCGCCGCTCGCCGCGTGGGGACTCGCTCCGGGCCGCGGGTGAGCAGGCGGCCCCGGCGACCCGCTAAATTAGCAGTCATGCCGTCAAGCCTGCACTCCCGAGTCATCGATGACGTCGGTCTCGCCGTCATCGACGGCCGAACTCCGGCTGGCACGGTGCTGCACTCCGATGACCTGGCCCGCAGTCAGGGCGTCAGCCGCTCGGTCGTGCGCGAGGTTGTGCGCGTGCTCGCCGCGATGGGCTTGGTTGAATCGGTCAAGCGCATCGGAATTCGAGTGCTCCCCGCCGCGCGGTGGAATGTGTACGACCCCACCGTGATCCGCTGGCGCCTGTCCGGGGCCGGCAAGGGCGCGCAGCTGAGATCGCTGAGCGAATTGCGCTCGTCGGTGGAACCCATGGCGGCCGAGCTCGCCGCACAGCACTGTCCAGCCGCCGCCTCCGCCGAACTCATGGCTGTCGCCGCTCAGATGCGCACGGCCGGTCGCGCCGGTGACCTGGCCCACTTTCTCGAACTCGACATCCTCTTTCATCGTCTCGTACTGCACGGCTCCGGTAACGAGATGTTTGCGCGCCTCGACGAGCCGATCGCCGCAGTGTTGTCGGGTCGCACCGAACTCGGACTCATGCCCACAAACCCGCATGAAACCGCACTGCAATGGCACGTCGATGTGGCGGATGCGATTCAGGGCGGGCATCCGGCGAAGGCGCGTGCCGCGATGGAATTGATCATGCGCCGCACGATATCCGAGGTCGAGCCGAGTTGGGCAGACACACCGCGCCCGTATTCGGCGTAGCCCGCGCCCACTCTGTCCGAGTTGCGGACATTCGACGTCATGTGGGCCTCTTGAGTACTGAAAGTCCGCAACTCACTCGCGCGCATCGTCCGCTGTGGAGAATTCTGACCTCGTGACGGCGGATGCGAGATCCTCGTCCTCATGGCAACGCGCGTTCCACTCCCCGAAGGGCTCGACACCGGTGCATTTCGGGTATCGGACGCGATAGCACTCGGTGTCGGCCGTTCGCGCCTCGACAACCGTGATCTCTCGGCGCCGTTCTGGGGCATCCGTTCCGCAGCACCGTCGACCGACACGCTGCTCTCGCTCTGTGCCGCCCTGTCGCAACGGATGCCAGGGCCCGCGTTCTTCAGTCATCTCACCGCCGCTCAGTTGCTCCAGATCCCCCTCCCCGCCCACCTCGAGCGCGCGTTCCCGATCCATGTCGGAATCGCACCGCCGAAGCGCGCCATGGATGCGAAGAACGTCGTCGGGCATCGCCTCAGCCTGCAACCGGGCGATCTCGTCACCTGGAACGGAATGCGGCTCACGAGCCCCAGTCGCACCTGGCTCGACCTAGCCACAGTGTTGACACCGCCCGATCTGGTGGCAGCGGGCGATTTTCTGGTACGACGCAGGCACGGCGTCGTCAGCGTTGCCGACCTGCAGGATGCCGCGGCTCGCTTCGGCGGACGGCGAGGCCGCACGACGTTCCGCGCTGCGTTGCCGCTCCTCCGTGACGGTGCGGAGTCGCGGCGCGAATCGCTGCTTCGGGTCATCATCGTGCAGGCCGGCCTTCCAGAGCCCCTGTGCAACCTGAATGTCTATGCACCAGATGGCAGATTCATCGCCCGGCCAGACCTGCTTTACCCGAGGTACAAGGTCATTGTTGAGTATCACGGCGATCAGCACCGCACCGACCTACGCCAATGGCGGCGAGACATCCAGCGGAACGGCGACCTTGAGGATCACGGCTGGAAGATCGTCCAGTTCACGATGGCCGATCTCGACACTCCCGCGGCGCTGATCGCCCGGATCAGAACTCGCCTGCGCGCCAGCGGCTGGAGGTGATGAGCCCCTGAGTTGCGGGCTTTCGCGCCAATTTTTGAAGAATAGAGCCCACATGTCCGCAACTCAGCGCGCAGGCAGCGCAGGCCGGCGCAGGCAGCGCAGGCTGGCGCAGGCTAGAAACGCAGCAGCACCTTGCCCGAGCGCGACGAGTCTCGGGCGACCTCGAACGCTTCGAGAGCGTCCTCTGCCGCAAACTCGTGAGTGACAACACTGTCGATCACGAGCGAGCCATCGGAAAGCGCCGCAATGACCTCGTCGATCTCGTCATTGAACCGAAATGAGCCGACCAGTTCCAACTCCCGGGTGATCGCCAACGAAATCAGCGCGGGCTGCTCGCCGGAGGGCAACAGGCCGACCATCACCACTCGCCCGCCCCGGGTTGCTCCGCGCATGGCCGAGGCGAGGCCGCGGTGGCTTCCCGACGATTCGAAGACGACGTCAGCGGCGACCTGGGCAATGGCGT from Leifsonia psychrotolerans encodes:
- a CDS encoding FadR/GntR family transcriptional regulator — its product is MPSSLHSRVIDDVGLAVIDGRTPAGTVLHSDDLARSQGVSRSVVREVVRVLAAMGLVESVKRIGIRVLPAARWNVYDPTVIRWRLSGAGKGAQLRSLSELRSSVEPMAAELAAQHCPAAASAELMAVAAQMRTAGRAGDLAHFLELDILFHRLVLHGSGNEMFARLDEPIAAVLSGRTELGLMPTNPHETALQWHVDVADAIQGGHPAKARAAMELIMRRTISEVEPSWADTPRPYSA
- a CDS encoding 50S ribosomal protein L25/general stress protein Ctc, giving the protein MANDNKVSAELREKFGKGAARKLRVLGKIPAVIYGHGTDPVHVALPAHAMTLLLRKANQVLEIDLDGTTHLGLVKDVQKDPVRQIIEHIDLIVIRKGEKVEVEVPVHLTGDVFPGNNVDVETKTLRLLVEATHIPENVVIDVSGLDDGAQVHAKDVTLPAGAVLADSSDLLMVNVYAPRGEAEDEAPAAE